Proteins co-encoded in one Candidatus Polarisedimenticolaceae bacterium genomic window:
- a CDS encoding segregation/condensation protein A, with product MSDDGLRVHVAAFEGPLDLLLHLVRVNEVDITNIPIVEIAAQYDTYLAMMRELDLEVAGEYLVMAATLVHIKSRLLLPPDPTLPEEATEDPRAELTRQLLEYQQLKQATENLQAIDSVRSLIWTKGGSVPAEFEGEELLSVELFDVIAAFKKLLDRLGDDVKLHLRRDDVSVADKIAWLADLLREGTSLDFIETIAALPSRIERIATFLAVLEMVRLQMIVLFQRAAYGDIRIALRQDAAPREET from the coding sequence ATGAGCGACGACGGCCTCCGCGTCCACGTCGCGGCCTTCGAAGGGCCCCTCGACCTCCTCCTGCACCTCGTGCGCGTCAACGAGGTCGACATCACGAACATCCCGATCGTCGAGATCGCCGCCCAGTACGACACCTACCTCGCGATGATGCGCGAGCTCGATCTCGAGGTCGCCGGCGAGTACCTCGTCATGGCCGCGACGTTGGTCCACATCAAGTCGCGCCTCCTCCTGCCTCCCGATCCCACGCTCCCCGAGGAGGCCACCGAAGACCCACGCGCCGAGCTGACCCGCCAGCTCCTCGAGTACCAGCAGCTCAAGCAGGCGACCGAGAACCTCCAGGCGATCGACAGCGTCCGGAGCCTCATCTGGACGAAGGGCGGATCGGTTCCGGCGGAGTTCGAGGGGGAGGAGCTCCTCTCGGTCGAGCTCTTCGACGTCATCGCGGCGTTCAAGAAGCTGCTCGACCGCCTCGGCGACGACGTCAAGCTCCACCTGAGACGGGACGACGTCTCGGTCGCCGACAAGATCGCGTGGCTCGCGGATCTCCTCCGCGAGGGCACCTCGCTCGATTTCATCGAGACGATCGCGGCGCTGCCGTCGCGGATCGAGCGCATCGCGACGTTCCTCGCCGTGCTCGAGATGGTGCGCCTGCAGATGATCGTCCTGTTCCAGCGCGCGGCCTACGGCGACATCCGCATCGCGCTCCGGCAAGACGCCGCCCCGAGGGAGGAGACATGA
- a CDS encoding 30S ribosomal protein S1, translating to MSIQEEDKVTVSGHDAIEDAEDFGKALEAWESGFKSLKEGDVVHGRVLKILEKEVIVDIGFKSEGVIDIDEVRGYDGGLTVKVGDRIEVLLERTENNDGYVVLSKEKAEKMKVWDDVERAFETGEPVMGRVIDRIKGGLKVDIGVPAFLPGSLVDVRPVRNLDALRGQEFRMRVIKVNKRRGNIVLSRKAVLEEENAEKKTKTLTELEEGKILRGTVKNLTEYGAFIDLGGIDGLLHITDMAWGRINHPSEKFQIGDEVDVVVLKFDRERERVSLGFKQLQDDPWETASSKYPPQTRIRGKVVSLTDYGAFIEVEEGVEGLIHVSEMSWTKRVKHPSKILNAGDWVECVVLDIDQEGRRLSLGLKQTEPNPWDLIDTKYRVGDVIKGKVRNITDFGAFVEVEEGVDGLVHISDLSWTRRIKNPGEVLKKGDDVEAIILKIDSENQRLSLGIKQLQPNVIEDFFRSHGVGDILTGRIVRLTEFGAFVELFEGIEGLVHVSEMSKDRIEKPEEHFAVDQEVRVKIVKMDAADKKIGLSIKAALDEPEDSSLSSYQQSQSGDGSATLGDLVGGDMLRRGTPRDDDGGADR from the coding sequence ATGAGCATCCAGGAAGAAGACAAGGTCACTGTGAGCGGACACGACGCGATCGAGGACGCCGAAGATTTCGGCAAGGCCCTCGAGGCGTGGGAGAGCGGATTCAAGTCGCTCAAGGAAGGGGACGTCGTCCACGGACGCGTTCTCAAGATCCTCGAGAAAGAGGTCATCGTCGACATCGGATTCAAGTCCGAGGGCGTGATCGACATCGACGAGGTCCGCGGCTACGACGGCGGTCTCACGGTCAAGGTGGGCGACCGGATCGAAGTCCTCCTCGAGCGTACCGAGAACAACGACGGCTACGTGGTCCTCTCGAAAGAGAAGGCCGAGAAGATGAAGGTCTGGGACGACGTCGAGCGCGCGTTCGAGACCGGCGAGCCGGTCATGGGCCGCGTCATCGACCGCATCAAGGGCGGCCTCAAGGTCGACATCGGCGTGCCGGCGTTCCTGCCCGGCTCGCTCGTCGACGTGCGGCCGGTCCGCAATCTCGATGCGCTGCGCGGCCAGGAATTCCGGATGCGCGTCATCAAGGTCAACAAGCGGCGCGGCAACATCGTGCTCTCGCGCAAGGCGGTCCTCGAAGAGGAGAACGCCGAGAAGAAGACGAAGACGCTCACCGAGCTCGAGGAGGGGAAGATCCTCCGCGGCACGGTCAAGAACCTCACCGAGTATGGCGCGTTCATCGACCTCGGCGGGATCGACGGCTTGCTCCACATCACCGATATGGCGTGGGGCCGCATCAACCATCCGTCGGAGAAGTTCCAGATCGGAGACGAGGTCGACGTCGTCGTGCTGAAGTTCGACCGCGAGCGCGAGCGCGTGTCGCTCGGCTTCAAGCAGCTCCAGGACGATCCGTGGGAGACCGCGTCGTCGAAGTATCCGCCGCAGACGCGCATCCGCGGCAAGGTCGTCAGCCTCACCGACTACGGCGCCTTCATCGAGGTCGAAGAAGGGGTCGAAGGCCTCATCCACGTCTCCGAGATGTCCTGGACCAAGCGCGTCAAGCATCCTTCGAAGATTCTGAACGCCGGCGATTGGGTCGAGTGCGTCGTGCTCGACATCGATCAAGAGGGGCGCCGCCTCTCGCTCGGCCTCAAGCAGACCGAGCCGAACCCGTGGGACCTCATCGATACGAAGTACCGTGTCGGCGACGTCATCAAGGGCAAGGTCAGGAACATCACCGACTTCGGCGCGTTCGTCGAGGTCGAAGAAGGCGTCGACGGCCTCGTCCACATCTCCGATCTCTCGTGGACGCGCCGGATCAAGAACCCCGGAGAGGTCCTGAAGAAGGGCGACGACGTCGAGGCGATCATCCTCAAGATCGACTCGGAGAACCAGCGCCTTTCGCTCGGCATCAAGCAGCTTCAGCCGAACGTGATCGAGGACTTCTTCCGCAGCCACGGCGTCGGCGACATTCTCACCGGCCGGATCGTCCGCCTCACCGAGTTCGGCGCGTTCGTCGAGCTCTTCGAGGGGATCGAGGGCCTCGTGCACGTCTCCGAGATGTCGAAGGACCGGATCGAGAAGCCCGAGGAACACTTCGCGGTCGATCAAGAGGTCCGCGTGAAGATCGTCAAGATGGACGCCGCGGACAAGAAGATTGGCCTCTCGATCAAGGCGGCCTTGGACGAGCCCGAGGACAGCTCGCTCTCCTCGTACCAGCAGAGCCAGTCGGGCGACGGCAGCGCGACGCTCGGCGATCTCGTCGGCGGAGACATGCTGCGGCGCGGCACGCCGCGCGACGACGACGGGGGCGCGGATCGCTGA
- a CDS encoding pseudouridine synthase, with product MSERLHKVLAHAGIASRRASERLILEGRVTVNGRIVSDLGTKVDPADDAIKVDGKRVAAEPAQKTYLLLHKPRGVVTTMSDPEGRPTVAELLRGIRTRVYPVGRLDYDSEGLLLLTDDGDLARDLMHPSSGVEKRYVAKVRGRPEPETLRRLARGIPLDGRRTAPARLKLLRPAENPWVEIVVAEGRNRQVRRMFQAVGHPVQKLRRTAYGGVELGSLAPGAFRALTPAEVRKLRRAAASGSA from the coding sequence ATGAGCGAGCGGCTGCACAAGGTCCTGGCGCACGCGGGGATCGCCTCGCGGCGCGCGTCCGAGCGGCTGATTCTCGAAGGGCGGGTCACCGTCAACGGCCGGATCGTCTCCGACCTCGGCACGAAGGTCGACCCGGCCGACGACGCCATCAAGGTCGACGGGAAAAGGGTCGCCGCCGAGCCTGCCCAAAAGACCTATCTCCTGCTCCACAAGCCCCGCGGTGTCGTCACCACCATGAGCGACCCCGAGGGCCGTCCGACGGTCGCGGAGCTCCTCCGGGGGATCCGCACCCGGGTGTACCCGGTCGGCCGGCTCGACTACGACAGCGAGGGCCTCCTGCTCTTGACCGACGACGGCGACCTCGCGCGCGACCTCATGCATCCTTCGAGCGGCGTGGAAAAGCGCTACGTGGCCAAAGTCCGCGGTCGCCCCGAGCCGGAGACGCTGCGGCGGTTGGCGCGGGGGATCCCGCTCGACGGCCGCCGCACCGCGCCGGCGCGGCTCAAGCTCTTGCGCCCCGCGGAGAACCCTTGGGTGGAGATCGTCGTCGCCGAAGGGCGGAACCGCCAGGTCCGCCGTATGTTCCAGGCGGTCGGCCACCCCGTCCAGAAGCTTCGGCGGACAGCTTACGGCGGCGTGGAGCTCGGAAGCCTCGCCCCCGGCGCCTTCCGCGCTCTGACCCCCGCCGAGGTCCGCAAGCTCCGTCGCGCCGCCGCCTCCGGATCGGCGTAA
- the trpS gene encoding tryptophan--tRNA ligase, whose translation MTPEPRPRILSGMRPTGPLHLGHLVGALANWVRLQETHACFFPIVDWHALTTDYADPSMVRGFVHEVALDWLAAGIDPARAVVFVQSDVKEHAELHLLLSMIVPLSWLERVPTYKEQQEQLRERDLATYGFLGYPLLQAADILAYRPMGVPVGDDQVPHLELCREIARRFNHLYGEVFPEPQALLTKSPRLPGTDGRKMSKSYGNAIFLSDPPDTVKTKIDAMLTDPARTHRHIPGNPEICPVFACHKVFSAPDTVAWADAGCRTAGIGCRDCKGRLKERVVEVMAPIAAKRAALAAAPERIDAILEDGAGKARAAAGETLRLVRAGMGLGR comes from the coding sequence ATGACGCCAGAGCCACGCCCTCGGATCCTCTCCGGGATGCGGCCCACGGGGCCGTTGCATCTCGGGCATCTCGTCGGTGCGCTCGCGAACTGGGTGCGGCTGCAAGAAACGCACGCGTGCTTCTTCCCGATCGTCGACTGGCACGCGCTGACAACCGACTACGCCGACCCTTCGATGGTGCGGGGCTTCGTGCACGAGGTCGCGCTCGACTGGCTCGCCGCCGGCATCGACCCGGCGCGTGCCGTCGTCTTCGTCCAGTCCGACGTCAAGGAGCACGCCGAGCTCCACCTCCTGCTCTCGATGATCGTCCCGCTCTCGTGGCTCGAGCGGGTGCCGACGTACAAGGAGCAGCAGGAGCAGCTCCGCGAGCGCGACCTCGCCACCTACGGATTCCTCGGCTACCCGCTGCTCCAGGCCGCGGACATCCTCGCGTACCGGCCCATGGGCGTTCCGGTGGGGGACGACCAGGTGCCTCACCTCGAGCTGTGCCGTGAGATCGCACGGCGCTTCAACCATCTCTACGGCGAGGTCTTCCCCGAGCCGCAGGCGCTCCTGACGAAATCACCGCGCCTCCCGGGGACGGACGGCCGCAAAATGTCGAAGTCGTACGGCAACGCGATCTTCCTGAGCGATCCGCCGGACACGGTGAAGACGAAGATCGACGCCATGCTCACCGATCCGGCGCGGACTCACCGCCACATCCCTGGGAATCCGGAGATCTGCCCGGTCTTCGCGTGTCACAAGGTGTTCTCGGCTCCGGACACGGTCGCGTGGGCCGACGCGGGATGCCGCACCGCGGGGATCGGATGCCGCGACTGCAAGGGCCGCCTCAAGGAGCGCGTCGTCGAGGTGATGGCGCCGATCGCCGCCAAGCGCGCCGCGCTCGCCGCCGCACCCGAGCGGATCGACGCCATCCTCGAGGACGGTGCCGGAAAGGCCCGCGCGGCGGCTGGCGAGACGCTGCGCCTCGTGCGCGCGGGGATGGGGTTGGGACGATGA
- the scpB gene encoding SMC-Scp complex subunit ScpB, whose amino-acid sequence MTDPTVQAEPTAALVAAVEAVLFAAAEPVPPKEIAAAFGETTEEEVAAAIEALRRRYADGPGGLVVEQVAGAFRLATKPEVGGLVRQFFRHRNRTRLSTAALETLAIIAYRQPMTLPEIQAMRGVDPAGAVKNLLEKKMIRILGRKKVVGNPLLYGTTKQFLVHFGLNRLEDLPSLEEFDQFLGALEEGTAPEVPVDDAEETADIRGASSDSEEE is encoded by the coding sequence ATGACCGACCCGACCGTCCAGGCCGAGCCGACCGCCGCTCTCGTCGCGGCGGTCGAAGCGGTGCTCTTCGCCGCCGCCGAGCCGGTGCCGCCGAAGGAGATCGCGGCGGCGTTCGGCGAGACGACGGAAGAAGAGGTGGCCGCGGCCATCGAGGCGCTCCGGCGGCGCTATGCCGACGGCCCCGGCGGCCTCGTCGTGGAGCAGGTGGCCGGCGCCTTCCGTCTCGCGACGAAGCCCGAGGTCGGCGGGCTCGTCCGCCAGTTCTTCCGGCACCGCAACCGCACGCGACTCTCGACGGCCGCCCTCGAGACCCTCGCGATCATCGCGTACCGCCAACCGATGACCCTTCCCGAGATCCAGGCAATGCGCGGCGTCGATCCGGCGGGCGCCGTGAAGAACCTCCTCGAGAAAAAGATGATCCGCATCCTCGGGCGCAAGAAGGTCGTCGGCAACCCGCTCCTGTACGGCACGACGAAGCAGTTCCTCGTGCATTTCGGATTGAACCGTCTCGAGGATCTTCCCTCGCTCGAGGAGTTCGATCAGTTCCTCGGGGCGCTCGAAGAGGGCACCGCGCCCGAAGTCCCGGTCGACGACGCGGAGGAGACCGCCGACATCCGCGGCGCATCCTCCGATTCCGAAGAGGAATGA
- a CDS encoding bifunctional nuclease family protein, with the protein MPVEMKIKGLMFDPVSRMPIVILRAKAGDNLLPIFVGYFEANAILQQIDGSVAPRPMTHDLLSNMIDALKGKVERIVITDLRDNTFFATIHIDRDGQKLRIDSRPSDAMALALRVKAPILVEEAVLERSTASGDAGQIDEAERLRRWLENVDPEELGRYEM; encoded by the coding sequence ATGCCGGTCGAGATGAAGATCAAGGGCCTCATGTTCGATCCCGTCTCCCGGATGCCGATCGTCATCCTGAGAGCGAAGGCGGGCGATAATCTTTTGCCGATCTTCGTCGGCTATTTCGAGGCGAACGCCATCCTGCAGCAGATCGACGGGAGCGTGGCGCCCCGCCCGATGACGCACGATCTCTTGAGCAACATGATCGACGCGCTCAAGGGCAAGGTCGAGCGCATCGTGATCACCGATCTTCGGGACAACACCTTCTTCGCGACGATCCACATCGACCGGGACGGACAGAAGCTCCGCATCGACAGTCGTCCCAGCGATGCGATGGCATTGGCGTTGCGCGTGAAGGCTCCGATCCTCGTCGAGGAAGCCGTCCTCGAGCGGTCCACGGCGTCCGGCGACGCAGGCCAGATCGACGAAGCGGAGCGCCTCCGCCGGTGGCTCGAGAACGTCGATCCCGAGGAGCTCGGCCGCTACGAGATGTAG
- a CDS encoding HU family DNA-binding protein, with protein MTKADLVEEIIRVADLSKKDAEIVVHTVFEQIIEALKGDDKIELRGFGSFRVRRRRSRQGRNPKTGDRVDVPSKRIPYFKPGKELRDLINGEDGDGAAP; from the coding sequence GTGACCAAGGCCGACCTGGTCGAGGAAATCATCCGTGTCGCCGATCTCAGCAAGAAGGACGCCGAGATCGTCGTCCACACGGTCTTCGAGCAGATCATCGAGGCCTTGAAGGGAGACGACAAGATCGAGCTCCGCGGCTTCGGGAGCTTTCGCGTCCGCCGGCGCCGCTCGCGCCAGGGCAGGAACCCCAAGACGGGTGATCGCGTGGACGTTCCGTCCAAGCGCATCCCGTACTTCAAGCCGGGGAAGGAGCTGCGCGACCTGATCAACGGCGAGGACGGCGACGGCGCGGCGCCATGA
- a CDS encoding ParA family protein codes for MGAMTVVVANQKGGVGKTTTAINLAAALAQKRLKTLLIDLDPQGNATLSFIDPNEMPLTAYDLLVEPAVTAEQVVRTSTNENLDVIGARISLAKAEVKLVGEFDSHFRLKDKLDPIRDLYDYVVIDTPPTLGILTVNALVAATHLLVPIQASYFALEGTDDLLETYEKIRSRPNPTLEFLGVVITLHDKRTVLARDIQRQIRDVFGEKVFRTTISKSVRLEESPAYKQSIFTFAPTSSGATEYYSLSEEVISRV; via the coding sequence ATGGGTGCCATGACCGTCGTCGTCGCCAACCAGAAAGGTGGCGTCGGCAAGACCACGACCGCGATCAACCTCGCCGCAGCTCTCGCGCAGAAGCGCCTCAAAACCCTCCTCATCGATCTCGATCCGCAGGGGAACGCGACCCTCTCGTTCATCGATCCGAACGAGATGCCGTTGACCGCGTACGACCTTCTGGTCGAGCCCGCAGTGACGGCGGAGCAAGTCGTCAGGACCTCGACCAACGAGAACCTCGACGTCATTGGCGCACGCATCTCCCTCGCCAAAGCTGAGGTCAAGCTGGTGGGGGAGTTCGACAGCCATTTCCGGCTCAAGGACAAGCTCGACCCGATCCGCGATCTCTACGACTACGTCGTCATCGATACGCCGCCGACCCTTGGCATCCTCACGGTCAACGCCCTCGTGGCGGCGACGCATCTGCTCGTCCCGATCCAGGCGTCGTACTTCGCCCTCGAGGGAACCGACGATCTCCTCGAGACGTACGAGAAGATCCGTTCGCGGCCGAACCCGACGCTCGAGTTCCTGGGCGTCGTCATCACGCTCCATGACAAGCGCACCGTGCTGGCCCGAGACATCCAGCGGCAGATCCGCGACGTCTTCGGTGAGAAGGTCTTTCGCACGACGATCTCCAAGAGCGTCCGTCTCGAAGAGAGCCCGGCCTACAAGCAGAGCATCTTCACGTTCGCCCCGACGTCTTCGGGTGCGACCGAGTACTACAGTCTTTCGGAGGAGGTGATCTCCCGTGTCTAA
- a CDS encoding ParB/RepB/Spo0J family partition protein, with the protein MRHDSHFVEEITSARSESIGRLIDIDRIEPNPHQPRKQFGDLSEMVSSIKEKGVLEPILVRAIDGGRFEIIAGERRYQASKLAGLRHVPAIEVDVDNRGMLEISLIENLQRKDLTPFEEAAAIQRLCDQFRYTHEEIARKLGKSRTVITEALSLNRMPEAVQERCRQADIESKSMLLQIVRQETEEAMHRLVDRITGDGMTREEARRFNRPEDGEGRRTKRFIYRYAPDDETFQFSLSFAKPEVDKRELVVALQSVLEKLIKELHESPNTPAGSRQGARRTPEADA; encoded by the coding sequence ATGCGTCATGACTCGCACTTCGTCGAGGAGATCACGTCCGCTCGGTCCGAGTCGATCGGCCGCCTGATCGACATCGATCGGATCGAGCCGAACCCTCATCAGCCGCGGAAGCAGTTCGGCGACCTCTCCGAGATGGTGTCGTCGATCAAGGAGAAGGGCGTCCTCGAGCCGATCCTGGTCCGGGCGATCGACGGCGGTCGTTTCGAGATCATCGCCGGCGAGCGCCGGTACCAAGCGTCGAAGCTGGCCGGACTCCGGCATGTGCCTGCTATCGAAGTCGATGTCGACAACCGCGGCATGCTCGAGATCTCGCTGATCGAGAACCTCCAGCGGAAGGACCTGACGCCGTTCGAAGAGGCCGCCGCCATCCAGCGCCTCTGCGATCAGTTCCGTTACACGCACGAGGAGATCGCACGCAAGCTCGGGAAGTCGCGGACGGTGATCACCGAGGCCCTCAGCCTCAACCGGATGCCCGAGGCAGTCCAGGAGCGATGTCGGCAGGCCGACATTGAGAGCAAGTCCATGCTCCTCCAGATCGTCCGCCAAGAGACCGAGGAGGCCATGCACCGGCTCGTCGACCGGATCACCGGCGACGGGATGACCCGGGAGGAGGCCCGCCGGTTCAACCGACCGGAAGACGGAGAGGGTCGGCGGACGAAGCGGTTCATCTATCGGTATGCGCCGGACGATGAGACGTTCCAGTTCAGTTTGAGCTTCGCGAAGCCTGAGGTCGATAAGCGGGAGCTGGTGGTCGCGCTCCAGTCGGTTCTCGAGAAGCTCATCAAGGAGCTCCACGAGAGCCCGAACACGCCGGCCGGCAGCCGGCAGGGTGCTCGGCGGACACCGGAAGCCGACGCCTGA
- the miaB gene encoding tRNA (N6-isopentenyl adenosine(37)-C2)-methylthiotransferase MiaB yields MSAPRYFIETWGCQMNVLDADKMSGALERHGYLRAGNLEDADVVLLNTCSIREKAQEKVFSELGRLKPLKARKPGLVLGVCGCVAQQEGASIFARAPHVDLVVGTRATASLPIFVDRLRAGDESARHSADTELRNDSIDFPYEQIRRSPATAGKAYVTVIEGCNHRCAFCVVPTTRGREVCRDLDDVLAEVRSLAGSGTREVEFLGQTVNAYRDGRGRTLADLLLETRRVDGIDRIRFTTSHPAQMTERLMDAMAEARPKLCAYLHLPVQSGSSAVLAAMRRGYDREGYLRKIEGLRRRMPELALGTDVIVGYPAESEAEFGETLTLLEEVAFDTVYSFTYSPRPGTAAEGLSDLPAEVKFDRLARLQALQKEIQERIGQRFVGREVEVLVEGENVRRAGEWSGRSAEHRVVNFRGESTPGRLERVRITRATAFSLRGEIACGA; encoded by the coding sequence ATGAGCGCGCCCAGGTACTTCATCGAGACCTGGGGCTGCCAGATGAACGTCCTCGACGCCGACAAGATGTCGGGGGCGCTCGAGCGGCACGGCTACCTCCGCGCCGGAAATCTCGAAGATGCCGACGTCGTGCTCCTCAACACATGCTCGATCCGCGAGAAGGCGCAGGAGAAGGTCTTCTCCGAGCTCGGCCGCCTGAAGCCGCTCAAGGCACGTAAGCCCGGTCTCGTCCTCGGCGTCTGCGGCTGCGTCGCGCAGCAAGAGGGCGCCTCGATCTTCGCGCGTGCGCCTCATGTCGATCTCGTCGTCGGGACGCGCGCGACCGCGAGCCTTCCGATCTTCGTCGACCGCCTTCGGGCGGGGGACGAGTCCGCGCGGCATTCCGCCGACACGGAGCTCCGGAACGACTCCATCGATTTCCCCTACGAGCAGATCCGCCGCTCCCCGGCCACGGCAGGGAAGGCGTACGTGACGGTCATCGAGGGATGCAACCACCGTTGCGCCTTCTGCGTCGTTCCGACGACGCGCGGTCGCGAGGTCTGTCGCGACCTCGATGACGTCCTCGCCGAGGTGCGCTCGCTCGCCGGTTCCGGAACGCGCGAGGTCGAGTTCCTCGGTCAGACCGTCAACGCCTATCGCGACGGCCGCGGCCGGACGCTCGCCGATCTCCTCCTGGAGACCCGTCGGGTCGACGGCATCGACCGCATCCGGTTCACGACGTCTCATCCCGCGCAGATGACCGAGCGCCTCATGGACGCGATGGCCGAAGCGCGACCGAAGCTCTGCGCCTACCTCCACCTCCCGGTCCAGTCGGGCTCCTCCGCGGTGCTCGCCGCAATGCGTCGTGGATACGACCGCGAGGGGTACCTCCGCAAGATCGAGGGACTCCGCCGCCGCATGCCCGAGCTCGCGCTCGGAACCGATGTGATCGTCGGCTACCCGGCCGAGAGCGAGGCCGAGTTCGGGGAGACGCTGACGCTCCTGGAAGAGGTCGCCTTCGACACGGTGTATTCGTTCACGTACTCGCCCCGTCCAGGAACCGCCGCCGAAGGTCTCTCCGATCTCCCCGCCGAGGTCAAGTTCGATCGACTCGCACGCCTCCAAGCGCTCCAGAAGGAGATCCAGGAGCGCATCGGCCAACGCTTCGTCGGACGCGAGGTCGAGGTTCTCGTCGAAGGGGAGAACGTCAGGCGGGCGGGCGAATGGTCCGGCCGGTCTGCCGAGCATCGAGTCGTCAACTTCCGCGGCGAGTCGACACCCGGGCGCCTCGAGCGCGTGCGGATCACCCGCGCGACGGCGTTCTCCCTGCGTGGCGAAATCGCCTGCGGGGCTTGA